Genomic window (Culex pipiens pallens isolate TS chromosome 3, TS_CPP_V2, whole genome shotgun sequence):
ttggtcactttatcgtttgacactttttagttcgaACCCAGCTaatttgacaaagtcaaacataaaatagacgaactgtcactttttacacgggactCACACTTACTATCAAACCTAACGATTGGTAGTAGGTGTGAGCTCTTTGTAAAGAGTGTATTCATATACAAAGGTCAAGGTATTTCGAAAAATGATTCTGATAACTTTTGCTTTACTCACCTTACTTCTACTTACTTTATATAAATGCTCTTGAaattatatcatttttgttgaatatgctTCAGATAAAATCGAAGCTCAACCATTTCGTTTAATTTATCTTCATGTTCCGTGTCAAacaccatgaattttgatatccatattgctcAAACTTGTATAGCAGTCTCTCCAGATTGTGACCATTTCTGTCCGAATGCCACTTCCGGTCAAATGCATGAAACTACACAAAAATCTGAATCCTCGAAAAAGTTTCAAGATATTTGTGGATGGCGCCATAAAATTAAGAGATTAGTTTTTTACATAGCCTGGAATGTTACCCGGACCTAGATCCCCATGCCACCATAAATCATCGCTGCTTCCGCAAGGCAGTGATTTCATAAGATCGATTACAATTGATAAATTTAGTGATGGAGCACTGTAAAACATAGATACGGCGCTAAGTGTACTGCTTTTACTGAACCCCGTTCAAGTTTTAGTATTCTTGCAACCTTTCCACTGAATGGTTTGttctaatttcaaaatcatgttaCCAACTGCATTTTTAGTTGGTTTGCTACTAATAAGCACTTTTGCAACCGAAAAGAGTGCCCGCATTTTCGGCGGTGCCCAGGTTCAACCCGGTGAACTTCCGTTCAACGCACTCATCGAGCTCACCAAGCAGGACAACTCGGTCCGAACCTCGTGCGGTTCCGTGCTGTCCATGCAGTGGATCCTGACCAGTTCCAGTTCCGTCCAGCAGGATTCGACCCGTCCCGGGGCGTTTACGGTGCACGCCGGAAAGTACGACCTGTTACAGCGGGAAGGCAGCGAACAGTCCCGGTCTGTGCAGCGGGTGCTTTGCCACCCGGAGTTTGACGGTTCGGTTGAGGGTCATAACGATATCGCGCTGCTCTTGCTGGCACAGTCGTTGAGCTTTAACGACTACGTTCAACCTGTTGCGCTGGAGACTAACGGGTTGGTCTACCCGACTGGAGTGGCCACGGTCTCTGGGTATGGTTCGATCCGGGCCGATGGGAGTAAGGCTAGTTATTTGACGGTGAGTGATTGGTATTTCAGCGGTTCTGCCCTTTTGACGTGTATATTGTATTTCAGAGATGGTCAGTTACTATTATGGCGCCGGAGGTTTGCATCGCTACTCTTGCCTCTTCCAACTTGTCCTTGTTCTGCACGGATCCGGCCACCTGTGAAGGAGATTGGGGAGCACCCCTGGTGCAGCGTCGTGGCGACCAGTGGGTCCAAATTGGCCTGATGTCTTCCGGAACGCAGTGTGTCTTCTTTGGTCCACCGACGTATTACACCCACGTGGCCAGGTTCTTCAGCTGGATCAACGAAACGATTTCGATTCCCGTTGCGGATGAACCTGACGGAGCGGTGCGACCAGTGAGCGGGGTGCTACTGATTGGGGCCCTCTTCACGGCGACGCTTTACTATCTTACTCACAAACAATACATCACGCAGTAGGCTTTGACATGTGTAAACAATGCGTCACTTTGATCAAATGTGTAATCGGTCTTTCACTATCTATCACTGCCAAACCGTTTCCAAACCATCAATCTAATTTGCATCTTTCCCACTGACCTGTCTTTGAGTGCTCGTGCCCCTCCGAATTCCTGAAGTcctattcaaattttataataatttgcATACAAGCGATGTGTGCGCTTCTCGCTTGGCCGGGGGCACCCGAAAAAAATCCCACCAATCCGAACTAGCTCTCGCTTGCTCACTCACTCACCCACTCACGGTGCGCGCTCATCGCGAACCTCTCGTCGACTCACACACCCATCTCGTCATGCTGCTATCTCACTCTGGCTGCCGGGATCAAGCACGAGGTGTGAAGCAACACACACCATGCGCTTGCCTGGGGATGACTGCTGGAAAGTATGCGTTCCTGGACGGGCGAATTCGAGTTCGAACATGTGCTCGTCGAGTAGTCCTCGTTCACGACTCACACACGAGGCGCACGACGACGCGGCGGACACACATCGGCAACAGAGGATGAGCTACTTGAGTTTTGAGAGACGCCTACTCTGtttgaaatgtcaagtttgtcaTAAAACTTATTTACGTtcagaatttgtaaattttcgatttaaaataaaagttttttaatgtcataaaattgcttttaaggTTGTCTAAAATTCTGAAGGTGCGTCTGAACTCCTTAAGAAAATAGCTTGTAATAGAGAAATAATTAGTTTTACAGTTtctcaaaatgtttaaatgtagtttgtgttaaaaatttaaaacctccaaaacaaaacaaagcagAAATCTCGCCACAAGGGGTCCAACACATCCCTGCCGTTGCCAGAGAACCATGACCATCGGCAACAGCGGTCCGCTTGACGCAGGGGCCAATTTCGACATCGCTCGTCGGGGTAGCAGTGCCAGGATCACAGCAAGCCACGAAGGCAAGCAACTGA
Coding sequences:
- the LOC120423956 gene encoding chymotrypsin-like protease CTRL-1, with product MVCSNFKIMLPTAFLVGLLLISTFATEKSARIFGGAQVQPGELPFNALIELTKQDNSVRTSCGSVLSMQWILTSSSSVQQDSTRPGAFTVHAGKYDLLQREGSEQSRSVQRVLCHPEFDGSVEGHNDIALLLLAQSLSFNDYVQPVALETNGLVYPTGVATVSGYGSIRADGSKASYLTRWSVTIMAPEVCIATLASSNLSLFCTDPATCEGDWGAPLVQRRGDQWVQIGLMSSGTQCVFFGPPTYYTHVARFFSWINETISIPVADEPDGAVRPVSGVLLIGALFTATLYYLTHKQYITQ